In Fusobacterium perfoetens, a genomic segment contains:
- a CDS encoding glycosyltransferase family 9 protein: MRILIIHTAFIGDIVLSTPLVRKIKESYPDSYLAYVTTPAGAAVLKNNPYINEIIEYDKRGAHKGIRGIYELGKRLRYENFNLVITPHRYLRSSFLSWLSRSPVRKGYDNAAGGFFFTEKIHYDKSKHEVEKLLSFINCPETNGKRYEIELFPDKDSLEKAANIWKANNLENKKTVIIAPGSKWFTKQWPVEYFNKVIDNLSEDENIGIIAIGGKEEMSLSLHKEKIIDLRGATSLLDLAAVLKKGNVLLTNDSSPVHIGSASENTRIIALFGPTVKEFGFFPWSRNSEVMEINNLSCRPCGMHGGKKCPEGHFKCMRDITPEAVTEAIKKYLGKDKNG; the protein is encoded by the coding sequence TTGAGAATATTAATAATACATACAGCCTTTATAGGGGATATAGTTCTTTCTACACCTCTTGTAAGGAAAATAAAAGAATCATATCCTGATTCATATTTAGCTTATGTAACAACACCTGCAGGAGCGGCAGTTTTAAAAAATAATCCATATATAAATGAGATAATAGAGTATGACAAAAGAGGAGCTCATAAAGGAATAAGAGGTATTTATGAACTTGGAAAAAGACTTAGATATGAAAATTTTAATCTTGTGATAACTCCTCACAGATATCTTAGAAGTTCTTTTCTTTCGTGGCTTTCAAGATCTCCTGTAAGAAAGGGATATGACAATGCAGCAGGAGGATTTTTCTTTACAGAAAAAATTCATTATGATAAATCTAAGCACGAAGTTGAAAAACTTTTATCATTTATAAATTGTCCTGAAACAAATGGAAAAAGATACGAAATAGAACTTTTTCCTGATAAAGATTCTCTTGAAAAGGCTGCAAATATTTGGAAAGCGAATAATCTTGAAAATAAAAAAACTGTAATTATAGCTCCGGGAAGTAAATGGTTTACAAAACAATGGCCTGTGGAATATTTTAACAAGGTTATTGATAATCTTTCAGAAGATGAAAATATAGGAATTATTGCAATTGGAGGAAAGGAAGAAATGTCTCTTTCTCTTCATAAAGAAAAGATTATAGATTTAAGAGGAGCAACTTCTCTCCTAGATTTAGCAGCAGTTTTAAAAAAAGGAAATGTATTACTAACAAATGACTCATCTCCTGTTCATATAGGATCAGCTTCTGAAAATACAAGAATAATAGCATTATTTGGTCCAACAGTGAAAGAGTTTGGTTTTTTCCCTTGGAGCAGAAACAGTGAAGTAATGGAAATAAATAATCTTTCTTGCAGACCTTGTGGAATGCACGGAGGAAAAAAATGTCCTGAAGGACATTTTAAATGTATGAGAGATATTACTCCTGAAGCAGTGACAGAAGCTATAAAAAAATATTTGGGAAAAGATAAAAATGGATAG
- the recA gene encoding recombinase RecA, whose translation MAVKKNEAVDKNKALENAIKQITKDFGEGSIMKLGENASMNIDVIPTGSINLDAALGLGGVPRGRIVEIYGAESSGKTTIALHIIAEAQKMGGVVAFIDAEHALDPVYAKALGVDIDEMLISQPDFGEQALEIADMLVRSGAVDVIVVDSVAALVPKAEIDGEMSDQQMGLQARLMSKALRKLTGTLNKSKTTLIFINQIRDKIGGFGFGPQTTTTGGKALKFYASVRMEIKRVGSVKQGDDIIGNEVLVKVTKNKIAPPFKEASFQIMYGKGISRVGEVLDAAIEANIVSKSGAWFSYGDIRLGQGKENVKARLEEEADLFNAIYDELKAKNAIGTAHTGTEEEDVEENENFEDSEE comes from the coding sequence ATGGCAGTTAAAAAAAATGAAGCAGTTGATAAAAACAAAGCACTTGAAAATGCAATAAAGCAGATTACAAAAGATTTTGGTGAAGGGTCTATAATGAAGCTTGGAGAAAATGCTTCAATGAATATAGATGTAATTCCTACAGGAAGTATAAATCTTGATGCTGCCCTTGGGCTTGGAGGAGTTCCAAGAGGAAGAATAGTAGAAATATATGGAGCTGAAAGCTCAGGAAAAACAACTATAGCTCTTCATATTATAGCAGAAGCACAAAAAATGGGAGGAGTAGTTGCATTTATAGATGCTGAACATGCTCTTGATCCTGTGTATGCAAAAGCTCTTGGAGTTGATATTGATGAAATGCTTATATCTCAGCCTGATTTTGGAGAACAGGCTCTTGAAATAGCAGACATGCTAGTTCGTTCAGGAGCTGTTGATGTAATAGTAGTTGACTCAGTTGCAGCACTTGTTCCTAAAGCAGAAATAGATGGAGAAATGAGCGATCAACAAATGGGACTTCAGGCAAGACTTATGTCAAAAGCTCTTAGAAAGTTAACAGGAACTCTTAATAAATCAAAAACAACTCTTATTTTTATTAACCAAATAAGAGATAAAATAGGAGGATTTGGATTTGGACCTCAGACAACAACAACAGGAGGTAAAGCTCTTAAATTCTATGCTTCTGTAAGAATGGAAATAAAAAGAGTAGGATCTGTAAAACAGGGAGACGATATAATAGGAAATGAAGTTCTTGTTAAAGTAACAAAGAATAAAATTGCTCCTCCTTTTAAAGAAGCTTCATTCCAGATTATGTACGGAAAGGGAATATCAAGAGTAGGAGAAGTTCTTGATGCTGCTATTGAAGCAAATATAGTTTCTAAATCAGGAGCATGGTTCAGTTATGGAGATATAAGACTTGGACAAGGTAAAGAAAATGTAAAAGCAAGACTTGAAGAAGAAGCAGACTTGTTCAATGCAATTTATGACGAGCTAAAAGCTAAAAATGCAATAGGAACAGCTCATACAGGCACTGAAGAAGAGGATGTGGAAGAAAATGAAAATTTTGAGGATTCAGAAGAATAA
- the truA gene encoding tRNA pseudouridine(38-40) synthase TruA — translation MRNIKISYSYDGSDFYGFQRQPDKRTVQGEIERVLNIILKKEVNLITAGRTDRGVHARMQVSNFIIDSTLTIPLENLQRAVNKLLPSDISIFDIDEEDMSFNARYMPKARAYEYIITWEKDVFSRRYKTYISKEVNPEKLKSILSVLEGKHDFNNFRIKDENNRTTVREIYKIDVYYKKENEIGIYIEGSAFLKTQVRIIVGTALDVYFKRKPENYLELLLNEPHIQRKIEVAEPGGLYLTKIEY, via the coding sequence ATGAGAAATATAAAAATTTCATATTCTTATGATGGCAGTGATTTTTATGGTTTTCAGAGGCAACCAGATAAAAGAACTGTACAAGGAGAAATTGAAAGAGTATTAAATATAATTTTAAAAAAGGAAGTAAACCTAATCACAGCAGGGCGAACAGACAGAGGAGTTCATGCTAGAATGCAGGTTTCAAATTTTATAATAGATTCCACTCTTACCATACCTCTTGAAAATTTACAGAGAGCAGTTAATAAACTTCTTCCTTCAGATATTTCTATTTTTGATATAGATGAAGAAGATATGAGTTTTAATGCTCGTTATATGCCTAAAGCAAGAGCTTATGAATATATAATAACATGGGAAAAAGATGTTTTTTCAAGAAGATATAAGACATATATATCAAAAGAAGTTAATCCTGAAAAATTAAAAAGCATACTTTCTGTCTTAGAAGGAAAACATGATTTTAATAATTTCAGAATAAAAGATGAAAATAACAGAACAACTGTAAGAGAGATATATAAAATAGATGTATATTATAAAAAGGAAAATGAGATAGGGATATATATAGAGGGAAGTGCTTTTTTAAAAACTCAGGTTAGAATAATCGTAGGAACAGCACTTGATGTATATTTTAAAAGAAAACCAGAAAATTATTTAGAACTTCTTTTAAATGAGCCTCATATCCAAAGAAAGATAGAAGTTGCTGAGCCAGGAGGACTTTATCTTACAAAGATTGAATATTAG
- a CDS encoding glycosyltransferase family 9 protein, with amino-acid sequence MRILIIRLSSIGDVILTTPVLKQLKEKYPDMTVDFLVMKNFKDSIEGVPYIDNLILFDKKENDGYQNMVAFGKKLAGNGYDYVFDLHSKIRSKIISKQIASSGAKVLVYPKRKWWKSLLVKMKLIKYHVDDTIVKNYFKPFKKLGLKYRGEELLFSFSEKDLEKVKGYEGFFVMAPGASKETKKWTKKGFGNLAKKLYEKYKIKTVLIGGREDIERCNHINKISGDVCINLAGKLSLKESGALLSKAKLMVTNDSGPFHIGRGVGCRTYVIFGPTDPGMFEYDENSTLIYKDEICSPCSLHGNRECPKGHLNCMNKLSEDIILKEIEKYMDKVTN; translated from the coding sequence GTGAGAATACTTATTATAAGGCTTAGTTCAATAGGAGATGTTATTCTTACAACTCCTGTTTTAAAACAGCTGAAAGAAAAATATCCAGATATGACGGTTGATTTTCTTGTTATGAAAAATTTTAAAGATTCCATAGAAGGAGTGCCTTATATTGATAATCTTATTCTTTTTGATAAAAAAGAAAATGATGGATATCAAAATATGGTAGCTTTTGGAAAAAAATTAGCAGGGAATGGGTACGACTATGTTTTTGATCTTCATAGTAAAATAAGATCAAAAATTATATCTAAGCAAATAGCTTCTTCTGGAGCAAAAGTTCTTGTATATCCAAAGAGAAAATGGTGGAAATCTCTTTTGGTAAAAATGAAACTTATAAAATATCATGTTGATGATACTATTGTAAAAAATTACTTTAAGCCTTTTAAAAAATTGGGACTTAAATATAGAGGAGAAGAACTTTTATTTTCCTTTTCTGAAAAAGATTTAGAAAAAGTAAAAGGGTATGAAGGATTTTTTGTAATGGCTCCTGGAGCTTCAAAAGAGACTAAAAAATGGACTAAAAAAGGTTTTGGAAATCTTGCTAAAAAACTTTATGAAAAATATAAAATAAAAACAGTTCTCATAGGAGGACGGGAAGATATAGAAAGATGTAACCACATAAATAAAATAAGTGGAGATGTATGTATAAATCTTGCTGGAAAACTTTCTCTTAAAGAAAGTGGAGCACTTCTTTCAAAAGCAAAGCTTATGGTAACAAATGATTCTGGTCCGTTTCATATAGGAAGAGGTGTAGGATGTCGTACTTATGTAATATTTGGCCCTACTGATCCTGGAATGTTTGAGTATGATGAAAACAGCACTTTAATTTATAAAGATGAAATTTGTTCTCCGTGCAGCCTTCATGGAAACAGAGAATGTCCTAAAGGACATCTTAATTGTATGAATAAATTGAGTGAAGATATAATTTTAAAAGAGATAGAAAAATATATGGATAAAGTAACTAATTAA
- a CDS encoding lipopolysaccharide core heptose(II) kinase RfaY: MDRRKEGRDYIYYNQKDTVDFYTRIKGRDYTVLRTLKDDSRSLVEVIRINGKRYVLKVPKEKNRRKWQRFLSIFRGGESMRECKQLEKLMLNGFNAPRPFLALEKRRFGMTVDSLSVSEYIESRASTEKDIDIVCSSLREIHKKGFLHGDSQIENFLVTDSRIYLIDCKLLKNIYGKFGEMYEYIYLRESCFFDLDEYIDTKAFYFKGAKLLNSYLHWWGDFRKKLRNKG; this comes from the coding sequence ATGGATAGAAGAAAAGAAGGCAGAGATTATATATATTATAACCAGAAAGATACTGTGGATTTTTATACGAGGATAAAGGGCAGAGATTATACAGTCTTAAGAACTTTAAAAGATGATAGCAGAAGTCTTGTTGAAGTCATTAGGATAAATGGGAAAAGATATGTTTTGAAAGTTCCAAAAGAGAAAAATAGAAGAAAATGGCAGAGATTCCTTTCTATATTTAGAGGTGGCGAAAGCATGAGGGAATGTAAGCAGTTGGAAAAACTTATGCTTAATGGCTTTAATGCTCCAAGACCTTTTCTTGCACTTGAAAAAAGAAGATTTGGAATGACTGTTGATTCCCTTTCTGTAAGTGAATACATAGAAAGCAGAGCAAGTACAGAAAAAGATATTGATATTGTATGCAGTTCTCTTAGAGAAATTCATAAAAAAGGATTTCTTCATGGAGATTCTCAAATAGAAAATTTTCTTGTTACAGACAGCAGAATATATCTTATAGATTGTAAACTTCTTAAAAATATATATGGAAAATTTGGAGAAATGTATGAATATATATATTTAAGAGAAAGTTGTTTTTTTGATTTAGATGAATATATAGATACAAAAGCTTTTTATTTTAAAGGTGCAAAGCTTTTAAACAGTTATCTTCATTGGTGGGGAGATTTCAGAAAAAAATTAAGAAATAAAGGTTAG
- a CDS encoding lysophospholipid acyltransferase family protein yields MFGIILATVSAVCLFIYKEITFIPAHFYKNKKKKTFTARKNLRDISCCFLKVLGTKVEVVYKDKEAFEHLNREKGIVLIANHQSNFDIPVILSGIKFDLGFVAKKEMESWPFFHRWMRRGKYIFLDRSNPREGIKSIKKAVKIVKEGYPTVIFPEGERSLTGEIGNFKKGSFKLALDTNGIIVPMTICGAINIQKRGSIAVSRNRKVKLIVEKPIDISILSDEEKKNLNNIVRDKIIENYNN; encoded by the coding sequence ATGTTTGGAATAATACTTGCTACTGTTTCTGCTGTTTGTCTTTTTATATATAAAGAGATAACTTTTATACCTGCACATTTTTATAAAAATAAAAAGAAAAAAACTTTTACAGCTAGAAAAAATTTGCGTGATATAAGTTGTTGCTTTTTAAAGGTTCTTGGAACTAAAGTTGAAGTAGTATATAAAGATAAGGAAGCATTTGAACATTTGAATAGAGAAAAAGGAATAGTCTTAATAGCAAATCACCAAAGCAATTTTGATATTCCTGTTATTCTTTCAGGAATAAAATTTGATCTTGGTTTTGTTGCAAAAAAAGAGATGGAATCATGGCCTTTTTTTCATAGATGGATGAGAAGAGGGAAGTATATATTTTTAGACAGAAGCAATCCCAGAGAAGGTATAAAAAGTATAAAAAAAGCAGTTAAAATAGTAAAAGAAGGTTATCCAACAGTTATTTTTCCAGAAGGAGAAAGAAGTCTTACAGGAGAAATTGGAAATTTTAAAAAAGGAAGTTTTAAACTGGCTCTTGATACAAATGGAATTATTGTTCCAATGACAATATGCGGGGCAATAAATATTCAGAAAAGAGGAAGCATAGCAGTAAGCAGAAACAGGAAAGTAAAGCTTATAGTAGAAAAACCTATTGACATTTCTATTCTTTCTGATGAAGAAAAGAAAAATTTAAACAATATTGTAAGAGATAAGATTATAGAAAATTATAATAATTAA
- a CDS encoding regulatory protein RecX yields the protein MKILRIQKNKILFENGAEFYLQKNIIKEYNMKESMEIDRESYMLLAESSALSFSYWLLGKRDYSTKELETKLLTKYKEKIIISKVITKLNNMCYLNDGDFAKSFIESHKNWGKKKLEYQLALKGIKGSLVRELLSENIDNEITEIQKLWERMGDKEYRKKVESLMRKGFEYSTIKKAVENL from the coding sequence ATGAAAATTTTGAGGATTCAGAAGAATAAAATTCTTTTTGAAAACGGTGCTGAATTTTATTTGCAAAAAAATATAATAAAAGAATACAATATGAAAGAGAGCATGGAGATTGATAGGGAAAGCTATATGCTTTTAGCCGAATCTTCGGCTCTTTCTTTTTCTTATTGGCTTTTAGGAAAAAGAGATTACAGTACCAAGGAACTTGAAACAAAACTTTTGACAAAATACAAAGAAAAAATTATAATATCTAAAGTGATTACGAAATTAAATAACATGTGTTATTTAAATGACGGTGACTTTGCAAAATCATTCATAGAATCTCATAAAAATTGGGGTAAGAAAAAGCTTGAATATCAGCTTGCTTTAAAAGGGATAAAAGGCTCATTAGTCAGAGAACTTTTAAGTGAAAATATAGATAATGAAATTACAGAGATTCAAAAATTATGGGAGAGAATGGGGGATAAAGAATACCGAAAAAAAGTTGAAAGTTTAATGAGAAAAGGTTTTGAATACAGTACTATAAAAAAAGCTGTTGAAAATCTTTGA
- a CDS encoding desulfoferrodoxin family protein, producing MEKLDLFKSECGMVAEVIYKESKECTGKADGIKVEKLEEHTEDAAKEKHVPYIEEKENGYLIKVGKETAHPMLENHYITMIEIIVDEDKLYRKYLKAGDAPEAFFEVPKGKSVKAREYCNLHGLWVSSK from the coding sequence ATGGAAAAATTAGATCTTTTTAAGTCTGAATGCGGAATGGTAGCAGAAGTTATTTACAAGGAAAGCAAAGAGTGTACAGGAAAAGCTGACGGAATTAAAGTTGAAAAGCTGGAAGAACACACAGAAGACGCAGCAAAAGAAAAACATGTTCCTTATATTGAAGAAAAAGAAAATGGATATCTTATAAAAGTTGGGAAAGAAACAGCACACCCAATGCTTGAAAATCATTATATCACTATGATAGAAATTATTGTAGATGAAGATAAACTTTACAGAAAATATTTAAAAGCAGGGGATGCTCCAGAAGCTTTCTTTGAAGTTCCTAAAGGAAAATCTGTAAAAGCAAGAGAATACTGTAATCTTCATGGATTATGGGTAAGTTCTAAATAA
- a CDS encoding Fur family transcriptional regulator gives MTHNVENVGEYLKENGIKPSYQRMKIYEFLLQNRIHPTVDTIYRALNKEIPTLSKTTVYNTLNLFIEKKIVNILVIEENETRYDAYLELHGHFKCEKCGNIYDIEMNSDTLDLAGLEGFEIKEKHIYFKGICKHCHEQMIKN, from the coding sequence ATGACACATAATGTGGAAAATGTTGGGGAATATTTAAAAGAAAACGGAATAAAGCCGTCTTATCAGAGAATGAAAATATATGAGTTCCTTTTACAAAATAGAATACATCCTACTGTTGATACTATATATAGAGCCTTGAATAAAGAAATACCAACTCTTTCAAAAACAACTGTATATAATACTCTTAATCTTTTTATAGAAAAGAAAATTGTAAATATTCTTGTTATAGAAGAAAATGAAACGAGGTATGATGCTTATTTAGAACTTCACGGTCATTTTAAATGTGAGAAATGTGGAAATATTTATGATATAGAAATGAACAGTGATACACTTGATCTTGCAGGTTTGGAAGGCTTTGAAATAAAAGAAAAACATATATATTTCAAAGGTATATGCAAACACTGTCATGAACAAATGATAAAAAATTAA
- a CDS encoding GNAT family N-acetyltransferase codes for MKIVEVSIKDKDLMDGIVEMEKSTFGRFGGVDLWILKPIVKFGRVFAVVENGIVIGAAEFMVAFDRPEAFLYGFSVMEKYREQGIGTNLLVHCENYFKNYGIEVISLTVDPKNEKAITLYKNLDYYIESLELDEYEPGIDRYVMKKQL; via the coding sequence ATGAAAATAGTGGAAGTATCCATAAAAGATAAAGATTTGATGGACGGAATTGTGGAAATGGAAAAATCTACTTTTGGAAGATTTGGTGGAGTAGATTTATGGATATTAAAGCCGATAGTAAAATTTGGAAGAGTTTTTGCTGTTGTTGAAAATGGAATCGTTATAGGAGCAGCAGAATTTATGGTTGCCTTTGATAGACCAGAAGCTTTTCTTTATGGCTTTTCTGTAATGGAAAAATATCGTGAACAGGGAATAGGAACTAATCTTCTTGTTCATTGTGAAAATTATTTTAAAAATTATGGAATAGAAGTAATATCTCTCACTGTAGATCCTAAAAATGAAAAAGCAATAACACTTTACAAGAATCTTGATTATTATATAGAATCCTTAGAACTTGATGAATATGAACCTGGAATAGATCGTTATGTGATGAAAAAACAGCTGTAG